The proteins below are encoded in one region of Sulfitobacter sp. SK012:
- a CDS encoding LysM peptidoglycan-binding domain-containing protein: MDQKNQVLSGNGGAIASAVLLVAVLAGGIWYTVRPTPELAAVAVAPMAAAEPEVNTGAEAEITDQPAEQAVVEDTQADPEEPQIAAEQGAVDPASPSFDELRREPDGTSVIAGRAEPGSTVTVLVDGEEVTSTQADASGSFAALATVPPDDSPHVITLSAEIAGQATASVEEMIVAPLTVPDAQTPPEGAPEVQTQPVAVAVAEPEASVEQVEAEAEAVAEPKPEPKLAAETPVAEAEIEVADAVQSPEPVDVSDAVSETPAPVAILKSDADGVTLAQGSAPDVMKNVALDTIGYGDAGEVQLSGRAQSEATQVRVYLDNNAIIDLAVGADGRWRGALPDVDEGIYTLRVDEVTAEGEVSSRVETPFKRESAAVLAQATAGEDGPIKAITVQKGATLWAIARDRYGDGTLYVRVFEANATAIRDPDLIYPGQVFDLPN; this comes from the coding sequence ATGGATCAGAAAAATCAGGTGCTAAGCGGCAATGGCGGTGCAATTGCGTCCGCAGTTTTGCTGGTTGCCGTGCTGGCAGGTGGGATTTGGTACACTGTTCGCCCGACGCCTGAGTTGGCCGCTGTCGCTGTTGCGCCAATGGCTGCTGCAGAACCCGAAGTAAATACGGGTGCAGAAGCTGAGATTACAGATCAGCCAGCCGAGCAGGCTGTTGTTGAAGACACGCAAGCTGATCCTGAAGAACCGCAGATTGCAGCCGAGCAAGGCGCTGTCGACCCCGCCAGCCCTAGCTTTGACGAATTACGCCGCGAGCCCGACGGGACATCGGTGATCGCAGGCCGCGCAGAGCCAGGCAGCACCGTGACTGTGTTGGTTGACGGCGAAGAGGTCACGTCGACCCAAGCGGACGCATCCGGCAGCTTTGCTGCTCTTGCGACCGTTCCACCCGATGACAGCCCACATGTGATCACGCTGTCGGCTGAGATTGCAGGCCAAGCCACCGCGTCCGTCGAAGAGATGATCGTGGCTCCGTTGACCGTGCCTGATGCGCAGACCCCGCCTGAGGGAGCACCTGAGGTGCAGACGCAACCTGTTGCCGTCGCAGTCGCGGAACCAGAAGCCTCCGTGGAGCAAGTAGAAGCCGAAGCTGAAGCAGTAGCGGAACCTAAACCTGAGCCTAAGCTTGCGGCTGAAACCCCCGTTGCCGAGGCGGAAATTGAAGTAGCCGATGCTGTGCAATCCCCTGAACCGGTCGACGTTTCAGACGCTGTTTCCGAAACACCCGCACCCGTGGCCATTCTCAAGTCTGACGCTGATGGCGTTACGCTGGCACAAGGTTCGGCCCCTGATGTGATGAAAAACGTGGCCCTCGACACGATCGGCTACGGCGACGCGGGCGAAGTGCAGCTGTCAGGCCGCGCGCAATCTGAAGCAACGCAGGTTCGTGTCTATCTCGACAATAACGCAATCATCGACTTGGCCGTGGGTGCAGACGGGCGTTGGAGGGGCGCGCTGCCGGATGTGGACGAGGGTATTTATACCTTGCGCGTGGATGAGGTGACCGCCGAAGGGGAGGTCAGCAGCCGAGTGGAAACACCGTTCAAACGCGAATCTGCTGCCGTCCTGGCCCAAGCAACCGCAGGCGAGGATGGTCCGATCAAAGCGATCACCGTGCAAAAGGGGGCCACCCTTTGGGCCATAGCACGTGACCGTTACGGTGACGGGACGCTGTATGTGCGCGTGTTCGAAGCCAATGCCACAGCGATCCGTGATCCTGATCTGATTTACCCCGGTCAGGTGTTCGACCTGCCGAACTGA
- a CDS encoding TIGR00730 family Rossman fold protein, protein MPIKSVCVFCGSRTGDDPAFTVDAETLGREIAANDWRLVYGAGDVGLMGSVARAAQEAGGDTFGVIPAHLVAWEVGKTDLTSYIVTETMHERKKVMFMNCDAVVVLPGGAGSLDELFEVLTWRQLGLHEKPVFVVNTNGYWDPLINMLEHVVTRGFADQSLLGYLKFVPDAASAVSALKTT, encoded by the coding sequence ATGCCAATTAAATCCGTCTGCGTCTTTTGTGGTTCTCGTACGGGCGATGATCCTGCTTTTACGGTCGATGCCGAAACATTGGGGCGCGAGATAGCTGCGAATGACTGGCGGCTGGTCTACGGCGCGGGCGATGTGGGGCTAATGGGTTCTGTCGCGCGGGCGGCACAAGAGGCAGGCGGCGACACGTTTGGCGTTATCCCTGCGCATCTGGTGGCGTGGGAAGTCGGCAAAACCGACCTGACCAGTTATATCGTGACCGAAACCATGCATGAGCGCAAAAAGGTTATGTTCATGAATTGCGACGCTGTTGTGGTTTTGCCGGGCGGTGCCGGGTCGCTGGATGAATTGTTCGAAGTGCTGACGTGGCGCCAGCTTGGCCTCCATGAAAAGCCGGTATTTGTGGTGAACACGAACGGCTACTGGGATCCGCTGATCAACATGCTGGAGCATGTTGTCACGCGAGGTTTTGCCGATCAAAGCCTGCTGGGGTATCTCAAATTCGTCCCAGATGCCGCATCTGCAGTTTCAGCGCTCAAAACCACATAA
- a CDS encoding superoxide dismutase, with protein MAFELPDLPYAHDALAAKGMSAETLEFHHDKHHNAYVTNGNIAIEGTEWAGKSLEEIIKGTYNATSVAQNGIFNNISQLWNHNQFWEMMSPNTSAMPGELEKAITECFGSVDKFKDEFKAAGAGQFGSGWAWLVKDTDSGLKVTKTENGVNPVCFGQTTLLGCDVWEHSYYIDYRNARPGYLSNFLDNLVNWENVASRM; from the coding sequence ATGGCATTCGAACTTCCCGATCTTCCCTATGCTCACGATGCGCTTGCGGCCAAAGGCATGTCCGCCGAAACGCTCGAGTTTCATCACGACAAACATCACAACGCCTATGTCACCAACGGCAACATTGCGATTGAGGGCACCGAATGGGCAGGAAAATCTCTCGAAGAGATCATCAAGGGCACTTATAATGCCACGTCCGTCGCGCAGAACGGCATTTTCAACAACATCAGCCAACTTTGGAACCATAACCAGTTCTGGGAAATGATGAGCCCGAACACATCTGCAATGCCAGGTGAGCTGGAAAAAGCGATTACTGAGTGCTTTGGTTCTGTTGATAAGTTCAAAGACGAATTCAAAGCCGCCGGCGCAGGCCAGTTCGGCTCTGGTTGGGCTTGGTTGGTCAAAGACACCGATAGCGGCTTGAAGGTCACCAAAACTGAAAACGGCGTGAACCCCGTTTGCTTTGGTCAAACAACACTCTTGGGTTGCGATGTTTGGGAGCATTCCTATTACATCGATTACCGCAACGCGCGCCCCGGCTACTTGTCGAACTTCCTCGACAATTTGGTGAACTGGGAGAACGTCGCTTCGCGGATGTAG